A genomic segment from Pseudomonas sp. S09G 359 encodes:
- a CDS encoding alpha/beta fold hydrolase: MVDRRGFLLLATVVLAAPAFAVQQVSTDERDIRFEATGPEEGHAIILLAADVNVFAEVTAPLATQGFRVIVPYLRTADDAVLGQDVLELMNALHIPEAVLAGVEVGARVAARAAGLKPSRCVGLVTLNAAPQAGFAEAVGVMARTGQWRT, from the coding sequence ATGGTTGATCGTCGAGGTTTTTTGCTGCTGGCAACGGTGGTGTTGGCCGCGCCGGCGTTTGCCGTGCAGCAGGTGAGCACTGATGAACGGGATATCCGTTTTGAGGCCACGGGGCCGGAGGAGGGCCACGCAATCATCCTGCTGGCGGCGGACGTCAACGTATTTGCAGAAGTGACAGCCCCGCTGGCCACCCAGGGTTTTCGCGTGATTGTGCCGTACCTGCGCACGGCGGATGACGCGGTACTCGGCCAGGATGTGCTGGAGCTGATGAACGCCCTGCACATCCCCGAGGCGGTGTTGGCCGGCGTGGAGGTGGGCGCGCGGGTGGCAGCGCGGGCGGCCGGCTTGAAGCCGAGCCGGTGTGTGGGGCTGGTCACGCTGAACGCTGCGCCCCAGGCCGGGTTCGCCGAGGCGGTGGGGGTGATGGCGCGGACGGGGCAGTGGCGAACATGA
- a CDS encoding DNA-binding domain-containing protein, which translates to MKLGELQQTFRSWLVSASDQSARLLGDNRAGLAVYQNNYRAQLVGCLEQAFPHLRRWLGEDAFLAASIRHIDRYPPQAWTLDVYPEDFYRTLTAQFPHNPDVHELAWIEWALTEAFVAADASPVSLAALANVDWDAAVLRLTPSLRARALTTNAEALWSALWQEGPLPEAQMLDAAGGVLVWRRHFTSRLRPVDSLELQALLQVQANGGFTDLCEFLVERLGEDAGVTQAGEYLAGWLGSELIVEVSHG; encoded by the coding sequence ATGAAACTGGGCGAACTGCAGCAGACCTTTCGCAGCTGGTTGGTCAGTGCATCGGATCAGTCCGCACGCTTGCTGGGCGATAACCGCGCGGGCCTGGCGGTGTACCAGAACAACTACCGCGCGCAGCTGGTAGGGTGCCTGGAGCAGGCGTTTCCACATTTGCGTCGCTGGCTTGGGGAAGACGCCTTCCTGGCAGCCAGCATCCGCCACATCGACCGCTACCCGCCCCAGGCCTGGACCCTGGATGTTTACCCCGAGGACTTTTACCGGACGTTGACGGCGCAATTTCCACATAACCCGGACGTGCATGAGTTGGCCTGGATCGAGTGGGCGTTGACTGAAGCCTTCGTCGCGGCCGACGCCTCGCCGGTGTCGCTGGCCGCCCTGGCCAACGTCGATTGGGACGCAGCGGTGTTGCGCCTGACCCCATCGTTGCGTGCACGCGCCTTGACCACCAATGCCGAGGCCCTGTGGTCGGCACTCTGGCAGGAGGGGCCACTCCCCGAAGCACAGATGCTCGATGCAGCGGGCGGCGTGTTGGTCTGGCGGCGCCACTTCACCTCGCGTTTGCGCCCGGTGGATAGCCTGGAGTTGCAGGCGTTGCTGCAGGTGCAGGCCAACGGTGGTTTTACCGACCTGTGCGAATTCCTGGTGGAGCGCCTCGGCGAAGACGCCGGTGTGACCCAGGCTGGTGAATACCTGGCCGGTTGGCTGGGCAGTGAATTGATTGTGGAGGTGAGCCATGGTTGA
- a CDS encoding DUF692 domain-containing protein, translated as MSTSTTHFSGYGLGLRKEHYGDFLETSVPVDFVEVISENFMVAGGQPRHILRQVRERHPVALHGVSMSIGTAEGLDVDYLRRLKALVDEIEPLFVSDHLSWSRSAGFNAHDLLPVPYTDEALDVVCANIHQAQEALGRTLLLENPSSYLAFAGASMSEWEFIAAMARRTGCELLLDVNNVFVSASNHGFDAQAFLDAIPAERVRQVHLAGHSQGRGVLIDSHDSPVCSGVWALYAQVIAKLGPVATMIERDDDIPPLGELLQELSMARALGAQR; from the coding sequence ATGTCGACATCCACCACGCACTTTTCCGGCTACGGCCTGGGGCTGCGCAAGGAGCATTACGGCGACTTCCTGGAAACCTCGGTGCCCGTGGATTTTGTCGAAGTGATCTCCGAAAACTTTATGGTCGCAGGCGGCCAGCCACGGCATATCCTGCGCCAGGTGCGCGAGCGGCATCCGGTGGCGCTGCATGGGGTGTCGATGTCCATCGGCACCGCCGAAGGCCTCGATGTGGATTACCTGCGGCGCCTCAAGGCGCTGGTGGATGAGATAGAGCCGCTGTTCGTTTCCGACCACCTGAGCTGGTCACGCAGCGCCGGTTTCAACGCCCACGATTTACTCCCCGTGCCCTACACCGACGAAGCCCTCGACGTGGTGTGCGCCAATATCCATCAGGCGCAGGAGGCACTCGGTCGCACGCTGCTGTTGGAAAACCCGTCGAGCTACCTGGCCTTTGCGGGCGCGAGCATGAGCGAGTGGGAGTTTATCGCCGCCATGGCCAGGCGCACTGGCTGTGAACTGCTGCTGGACGTCAACAATGTGTTCGTCAGTGCAAGCAATCACGGTTTTGATGCGCAGGCGTTTCTCGACGCAATTCCCGCTGAGCGCGTGCGCCAGGTGCACCTGGCCGGCCATAGCCAGGGCCGTGGAGTGTTGATCGACAGCCATGACAGCCCGGTGTGCAGCGGGGTTTGGGCGCTGTATGCGCAGGTCATCGCCAAGCTGGGGCCGGTGGCGACCATGATCGAGCGCGACGATGACATCCCACCGCTGGGCGAGCTGCTCCAGGAGTTGTCGATGGCGCGGGCCTTGGGGGCGCAACGATGA
- a CDS encoding alpha/beta fold hydrolase — translation MRMLSSLAIAMALTVPAVAQAADTAPQFSGPGTGKSVVIVPGSFVDGSGWRVVHDILIHKGYKVTVVHQGHESLAADVAEAREVLEQQVGPVVLVGHSSGGGVISIAGDRDKVKALVYVSALQPEVGENMAQLIGSMPSPSDDIKPSRDGHLFFDRTKFNADFAADLTTNRTDFMAASQVPATAALFGGTVWAAAWHKKPTYAVVSTEDRALSPDLQRWMYRRAGSKVSEIKASHSVYISQPEAVAKVIEDAASVIK, via the coding sequence ATGCGTATGCTTTCTTCCCTGGCCATTGCCATGGCCTTGACCGTTCCTGCAGTTGCCCAAGCGGCTGACACAGCACCTCAATTCAGCGGCCCGGGCACCGGCAAAAGTGTGGTGATCGTGCCCGGTTCGTTTGTCGACGGCTCCGGCTGGCGTGTGGTGCACGACATCCTGATTCACAAGGGCTACAAGGTCACCGTGGTGCACCAGGGCCACGAAAGCCTGGCCGCCGATGTGGCCGAGGCCCGCGAAGTGCTCGAGCAGCAAGTCGGCCCGGTGGTGCTGGTGGGGCACAGTTCCGGCGGCGGGGTGATCTCGATTGCCGGCGACCGCGACAAGGTCAAGGCGCTGGTATACGTGTCGGCGCTGCAGCCGGAAGTGGGCGAAAACATGGCCCAGTTGATCGGCTCCATGCCGTCGCCCAGCGATGACATCAAGCCGAGCCGCGACGGCCATCTGTTCTTCGATCGCACCAAGTTCAATGCCGATTTTGCCGCCGATCTGACCACCAACCGCACCGACTTCATGGCCGCCTCCCAGGTACCGGCCACCGCCGCGCTGTTCGGCGGCACCGTGTGGGCCGCGGCCTGGCACAAAAAACCCACCTACGCCGTGGTGTCCACCGAAGACCGGGCCCTGAGCCCCGACCTGCAACGCTGGATGTACCGCCGCGCCGGTTCCAAGGTCAGCGAAATCAAGGCCAGCCACTCGGTGTACATCTCCCAGCCTGAAGCTGTGGCGAAGGTCATCGAAGACGCGGCTTCCGTCATCAAATAA
- a CDS encoding DoxX family protein: MIPRLLPQALLLLVARVGIAAVFFLSGRTKVSGFLELKPSTYTLFRSEYALPLIPPDWAAHLATYAEHLFPLLLVLGLLTRPAAAALLGMTLVIEVFVYPDAWPVHLTWVGLLLPLLAYGGGAWSLDRVLLRKPLQP, encoded by the coding sequence GTGATCCCGCGCCTGCTCCCCCAGGCGCTGCTGTTGCTGGTCGCTCGCGTGGGGATCGCGGCGGTGTTCTTTCTCTCGGGCCGCACCAAGGTCAGCGGTTTTCTCGAACTCAAGCCGTCGACCTACACGCTGTTCCGCTCGGAGTACGCCTTGCCGCTGATCCCGCCGGATTGGGCCGCGCACCTGGCGACGTACGCCGAGCACCTGTTCCCGTTGCTGCTGGTGCTCGGCCTGCTGACCCGCCCGGCCGCCGCCGCACTGCTGGGCATGACCCTGGTGATCGAGGTGTTTGTGTACCCCGACGCCTGGCCAGTGCACCTGACCTGGGTGGGCCTGTTGCTGCCGCTGCTGGCGTATGGCGGCGGGGCCTGGTCACTGGACCGCGTGTTGTTGCGTAAACCTCTACAACCTTGA
- a CDS encoding DUF2282 domain-containing protein, translating to MKRPYAALAATLALSLSAFAAVAHADEPKPQEKCFGVALAGANDCAAGKGTSCAATSTSDYQGNAWVLVDKGTCTQIKTPKGYGSLTEQP from the coding sequence ATGAAGCGTCCTTACGCAGCCCTCGCGGCCACCCTTGCCCTGTCCCTCAGCGCCTTTGCCGCAGTGGCCCATGCCGATGAGCCCAAGCCCCAGGAAAAATGCTTCGGCGTGGCCCTGGCCGGCGCCAACGACTGCGCCGCCGGCAAAGGCACCTCGTGCGCCGCCACATCCACCAGTGACTACCAGGGCAACGCCTGGGTGCTGGTGGACAAAGGCACCTGCACCCAGATCAAGACCCCCAAAGGCTACGGCAGCCTGACGGAGCAGCCGTGA